Proteins encoded within one genomic window of Lysinibacillus sphaericus:
- a CDS encoding ABC transporter ATP-binding protein, whose translation MCTNDLLTIKNLTTSFRLKDTYHAAIEDVSLSLRKNEILAIVGESGCGKSTLATTIVGLHNAMNTKVTGEILYNQQNLTQLSEEQFNQLRGNDIGFIFQDPLSALNPLMRIHEQIAEGLIYHTTLTKQQRDERVIELLEQVGIANPKRVARQFPHQLSGGMRQRVMIAIALSSKPAIIIADEPTTALDVTIQAQILDLLKALQDETHAGVILITHDLGVVAEVADRVAVMYAGQVIEEAPVQELFNNAKHPYTRSLLNSIPQTHEEHERLEVIQGMVPSLVNLPREGCRFSSRIPWIDASAHESHPQLHEIAPEHFVRCTCWQHFHFAGESEGVSG comes from the coding sequence TTGTGTACAAATGACTTGTTGACGATAAAAAACTTAACGACGAGCTTTCGATTAAAAGACACTTATCATGCAGCAATAGAAGATGTTTCGCTTTCGCTTAGAAAAAATGAGATTTTGGCTATAGTTGGAGAGTCGGGCTGTGGGAAAAGTACGTTAGCTACAACAATTGTAGGCTTACATAATGCAATGAATACGAAAGTGACTGGAGAAATACTTTACAATCAACAAAATTTAACACAGTTAAGTGAAGAGCAATTCAATCAACTACGGGGGAATGATATTGGCTTTATTTTTCAAGATCCTCTTTCGGCATTAAATCCATTAATGCGCATCCACGAACAAATTGCAGAAGGGCTTATTTATCATACAACACTTACGAAGCAACAACGGGACGAACGTGTAATAGAGTTGTTAGAGCAAGTAGGTATTGCGAATCCTAAACGAGTTGCCCGACAATTTCCTCATCAATTATCAGGTGGTATGCGTCAACGCGTGATGATTGCGATTGCTTTATCGAGCAAACCTGCCATCATTATTGCTGATGAACCGACAACAGCATTGGACGTAACGATACAAGCACAAATTTTAGATCTGTTAAAAGCGTTACAAGATGAGACACATGCTGGCGTTATTTTAATTACCCATGACTTAGGTGTTGTAGCAGAGGTCGCAGATCGAGTTGCTGTGATGTATGCCGGCCAAGTGATTGAAGAGGCGCCTGTTCAAGAGCTTTTTAACAATGCCAAACATCCCTATACACGGTCCCTATTAAACTCGATTCCACAAACTCATGAGGAACATGAACGCCTAGAGGTAATACAAGGCATGGTGCCTTCACTTGTCAATTTGCCACGTGAAGGTTGTCGATTTTCCTCGCGTATACCATGGATTGACGCATCCGCACATGAAAGTCATCCACAATTACATGAAATTGCACCTGAGCATTTTGTCCGTTGTACATGCTGGCAACACTTTCATTTTGCAGGAGAAAGCGAGGGGGTGTCAGGATGA
- the opp4B gene encoding oligopeptide ABC transporter permease produces the protein MWKTVVRRVFVMIPQLFILSLIVFILAKQMPGDPFTGLITPETDPSRIEELRIQAGFYDPWYEQYYRWITNALQGDFGQSYTYKIAVSTLIGERALNTFWLSLLSVILVYLLAIPLGMLAGRKQDTLLDKSIILYSFISFAIPTFVLSLVFLFVFGYRLMWFPTSGTVDVGLESGTLTYYWNKIYHLLLPAMTAAILGTTGIIQYLRSEIIDAKTQDYVKTARSKGIPIRRIYTRHIFRNSVLPIAAFLGFTITGLLGGSIFIETIYGYPGMGELFISSITSRDYSVITALIMLYGFLALLGSLLSDIIMSIVDPRIRID, from the coding sequence ATGTGGAAAACCGTTGTTAGACGTGTATTCGTCATGATTCCACAATTATTTATCTTGAGTTTAATCGTCTTTATATTGGCAAAGCAAATGCCTGGTGATCCGTTTACAGGGTTAATCACACCTGAAACAGACCCATCAAGAATTGAGGAATTACGAATACAAGCAGGCTTCTATGACCCTTGGTATGAACAGTATTATCGCTGGATTACAAATGCTCTTCAAGGAGATTTTGGACAAAGCTATACATATAAAATTGCGGTGTCAACATTGATTGGGGAGCGTGCACTCAATACATTTTGGCTATCTTTACTTAGTGTTATACTGGTTTATTTATTAGCCATACCACTTGGAATGCTTGCAGGACGTAAACAAGATACATTGTTAGACAAATCCATTATTTTATATAGCTTTATTAGCTTTGCGATTCCGACATTTGTCTTATCACTCGTGTTTTTATTTGTTTTTGGTTATCGCTTAATGTGGTTTCCAACGAGTGGAACCGTTGATGTTGGCCTAGAATCGGGAACACTAACCTATTATTGGAATAAAATATATCACTTGCTCTTACCTGCGATGACGGCAGCTATTTTAGGTACTACAGGGATTATCCAATATTTACGCTCAGAAATTATTGATGCGAAAACACAGGATTATGTCAAAACTGCTCGCAGTAAAGGTATTCCAATAAGAAGAATTTATACGCGACATATTTTCCGCAATTCAGTACTTCCAATTGCAGCGTTTTTAGGGTTTACAATTACAGGTTTATTAGGCGGCTCCATTTTTATCGAAACGATTTACGGCTATCCAGGTATGGGCGAATTGTTTATTAGTTCGATAACGAGTCGCGACTATAGTGTCATTACCGCACTGATTATGCTGTATGGTTTCTTAGCATTATTAGGTAGTCTGTTGTCGGATATTATTATGAGCATTGTCGATCCGCGTATCCGTATAGACTAA
- a CDS encoding ATP-binding cassette domain-containing protein, with the protein MSFMQIKDLNVHYPIRGGFFNTIKDKVYAVDGITMAFEKGKTYGLVGESGSGKSTTGKAIIGLEKVTTGQIIYEGQNVTNRRRKRGSAYSRDIQMIFQDAHSSMNPRKRVIDILAEPIRNFMKLSDQEERRRIKELLAIVGMSEDVLLKYPHEFSGGQKQRLGIARAVACNPKLIIADEPVSALDLSVQAQVLNFMKDIQQEYGLSYLFISHDLGVVKHMCDYIAIMYKGRFVETGTRQDIYSNPQHIYTNRLLSAIPHIEPETRMERKAVRQKVEEKYQKDHHQYYDKQGKVYPLKSISDTHKVAMSEIEQEGL; encoded by the coding sequence ATGAGCTTTATGCAAATTAAAGATTTAAACGTCCATTATCCGATTCGAGGTGGCTTTTTCAATACGATAAAAGATAAAGTGTATGCGGTTGATGGCATTACAATGGCATTTGAAAAAGGAAAAACATACGGTTTAGTTGGCGAGTCAGGTTCAGGGAAATCTACTACAGGTAAAGCCATTATTGGTCTTGAAAAGGTAACAACGGGGCAAATTATTTATGAAGGACAGAATGTTACCAATCGACGTCGCAAGCGAGGGTCAGCCTATAGTCGTGATATTCAAATGATATTTCAAGACGCTCATTCTAGTATGAACCCTAGAAAGCGCGTAATCGATATACTGGCAGAGCCGATACGTAACTTTATGAAGCTTAGTGATCAGGAGGAGCGCAGGCGTATTAAAGAATTACTAGCCATTGTCGGTATGTCGGAGGATGTGCTGTTAAAGTATCCTCATGAATTTTCTGGAGGGCAAAAGCAGCGACTTGGTATAGCGCGCGCGGTTGCTTGTAATCCGAAATTAATTATTGCAGATGAACCTGTGTCGGCACTCGATTTGTCGGTGCAAGCACAAGTGCTGAACTTTATGAAAGACATTCAGCAAGAATATGGGCTAAGTTATTTATTTATCTCCCATGACCTAGGTGTCGTGAAACATATGTGCGATTACATTGCCATTATGTATAAGGGACGCTTTGTGGAAACTGGTACCCGTCAAGATATTTATAGCAATCCACAGCATATTTACACAAATCGCTTACTGTCCGCAATTCCACATATTGAGCCTGAAACAAGAATGGAGCGCAAAGCAGTACGACAAAAAGTCGAAGAGAAATATCAAAAAGACCATCATCAATACTATGATAAGCAAGGCAAAGTATACCCTTTAAAATCTATTTCCGATACACATAAAGTGGCGATGTCCGAAATTGAGCAGGAGGGATTGTAA
- a CDS encoding ABC transporter permease, with product MTQHNNETVMMESTPPTGLQVVLREFKKDRVAMFSFVGVTLIIISIFITAWLLDQESVLKINLFERYTEPGENGYILGADEAGRDVLGQLVIGAKNSLLIAIWVTVIANIIGIALGIIMGYYSGIVDNVMMRIIDFIITLPTFMIFIVLVSIIPEYGVFELVMIISVFQWIGIARLIRSKALSEGRRDYVSASKTMGTSDFAIMFKGVLPNLSSLLIVEFTLSLAGNIGIETGLSFLGFGLPPSTPSLGTLVSYARNPLVLAEKWWVWLPASLLILLLILGINYIGQALRRAADAKQRLG from the coding sequence ATGACACAACATAACAATGAAACAGTAATGATGGAAAGCACACCGCCAACAGGTCTACAAGTTGTTTTACGAGAGTTTAAGAAAGATAGAGTTGCAATGTTTTCTTTTGTGGGCGTTACACTAATCATCATTTCTATTTTTATTACTGCTTGGCTGCTCGATCAAGAGAGCGTGTTAAAAATCAATCTGTTTGAACGCTACACAGAGCCAGGCGAGAATGGCTATATTTTAGGGGCAGATGAGGCAGGACGTGATGTACTTGGGCAACTAGTGATTGGTGCTAAAAATTCACTGTTAATCGCCATTTGGGTGACCGTTATTGCCAATATAATTGGGATTGCGCTAGGGATTATTATGGGCTATTACAGCGGTATTGTAGACAATGTCATGATGCGCATCATTGATTTTATTATTACATTGCCGACATTTATGATTTTTATAGTCCTTGTGTCCATTATCCCTGAATATGGTGTTTTTGAGCTCGTGATGATTATTAGTGTATTTCAATGGATAGGCATTGCACGGTTAATTCGAAGTAAAGCATTATCGGAAGGGCGACGAGATTATGTAAGCGCTTCTAAAACAATGGGGACAAGTGATTTTGCAATTATGTTTAAAGGCGTCTTGCCTAATTTAAGTTCGTTATTAATTGTAGAGTTTACTTTAAGTCTTGCTGGCAATATTGGGATCGAAACAGGCTTATCATTTTTAGGATTCGGGCTACCACCTTCTACGCCAAGTTTAGGTACTTTAGTAAGCTACGCTCGAAATCCACTTGTGTTAGCCGAGAAATGGTGGGTATGGTTACCAGCATCGTTATTAATTTTACTCTTGATACTTGGCATTAATTATATCGGTCAAGCCCTTCGTCGTGCCGCTGATGCAAAACAAAGATTGGGATGA